A single Kryptolebias marmoratus isolate JLee-2015 linkage group LG16, ASM164957v2, whole genome shotgun sequence DNA region contains:
- the cobl gene encoding protein cordon-bleu isoform X3, producing the protein MKAHAPPPPQVPQPAPRNLFRNSAPDGGGTLAMDAKENLLKPTVDFLLTLPQGHQSFETEDGSKALMDLLVELCSRHQLNPSLHTLELLSPEGHSLGFKPNALLGSFNVTRVLIKKKVVEEKVARRPAPKVPEKARPVKPVRAHAKKTVRLMVNYHGSQKAVVRVNPLVPLQALIPVICDKCDFNPAHVLLLKDGVSRHELPLDKSLTDLGIKELYVHDQSLVLQPKMASAPVLNCSDSIYSSTTSLGRPQKKGLLNIFQFSRKKSKTETRSVDMDDLNTDIKPNGLSSVSGTRVMEVRPSCLGQSQSVTDIPRTSAMIETKKKRAPAPPGSGADTGLGQTSINNNQVGLASESQRKRKAPAPPPTPSSITQDSDGTSTPAALSPDQIPTPARRNKVAQSATVSDASVVVQTVKPSPRKRAGQPPPVCDTTPSRSSPSLSCSTTDSLAVQDSSSELSRSLDDSDVDLEQAGSPCSTSSTASGSVQVQPTTKDSRSLPGQTNQDVNSDSSSRSDMESALNLKLDEVENSRHSGMAWPHSTKSSSVQKQETAAPEVETSSLDSSSVGSSLPGQGYAPFEVMEEGEDSGVISSPSDTQPTSPDGSFSVDGRVEGRGEKLGEPPRATSSDSDEGCVTWRPKHSQIDTSPQEQSVDSFEDDSELTAQLHQTLADLESDLADNTDGVSTTHTFFTKSTDSNEVPVSLVDMYVPVTAIDEVLEDHNIVVHEVKIPAKTESADCKDPGFCQKSNVEPQNKNNNAYTAAVSQKRSSAKSEQFEQINKPLENKSTGVKKEEKILETKFKELSIDDTKHVKEEKHTLSVRSNVDVQRKNKTTEMDCDLPKSNAQSLQKPNLSPVIQISSSAENKKEIQRASRNNSSFSTANGKITHNVPSRFGMKTFTVVPPKPSTLNAAVKQSAGTVSTGAIRIDDQGNMVTAGIFHNKVSRSSESDISKGVPFCENAKAFWSSTERQENVVAHRTALIDKTKDSISGLSSAPPTVGLEAKLRTNTAEKQKTMQSAVSETAKTVQPKVVVKEETNELVKDVTPANKKGIEVESKTSVSSYAQLPSKPALPPPLPSDLKHQLNFLRPSRRTSSQYVASAIAKYTPKTSVKPTSIPKSPDSAKSLKTQTAAGVQRSGPFVQVTPLLSPQSSLSNNKENASISAPILPGPKRSTSYPEHVSDSQRDFREVKLDKEGFSNCAVSSKEGSPVLDPETVKSNNSGFTQKRVTDNIMGEYIKMDQPRISSPSRITVLHSSSKPPIAQKITSQEHINDMKDTSQDMKPQSSATVSDNNVAPGPAAVTVFGPIKKFKPVICKSVEKETSLHSSLMEAIQTGGGKDRLKKISTNHSNMKKATYVEEENERSALLAAIRAQNNMNRLKKTKSEAADELEQFKKETSEEKRSSGSSPSPPSSTGSSTGFTSPPSPPTSKPPPPPPVLPQGKPNSAVQINAPMNPAMAREAMLEAIRSGSGAGKLKKVSVPTKTIQVNGRLGIIKSTSSTAPEH; encoded by the exons ATGAAGGCCCATGCCCCACCTCCCCCACAGGTCCCTCAGCCCGCTCCACGTAACTTATTCAGAAACTCTGCACCTGATGGGGGAGGGACGTTAGCCATGGATGCTAAGGAGAACTTACTGAAGCCCACCGTGGATTTCCTCCTAACTCTGCCACAGGGGCACCAAAGTTTTGAAACAGAAGATGGAAG TAAAGCTCTGATGGACTTGCTGGTTGAGCTGTGCAGTCGCCACCAACTGAATCCATCACTTCACACCCTGGAGCTTCTGTCACCCGAGGGACACTCGCTGGGGTTCAAACCCAACGCCCTGCTTGGCTCCTTCAACGTGACCAGGGTGCTCATCAAGAAGAAAGTTGTGGAGGAGAAAGTGGCACGCAGACCAGCGCCCAAAGTGCCAGAG AAGGCAAGGCCAGTGAAACCAGTAAGGGCTCATGCTAAG AAAACAGTGCGTTTGATGGTGAACTACCACGGCAGCCAGAAGGCTGTGGTTCGAGTCAACCCATTGGTTCCACTCCAGGCTTTGATACCAGTCATCTGTGACAAGTGTGATTTTAACCCCGCACATGTTCTGCTTCTGAAAGACGGTGTCAGCCGTCACGAACTACCACTGGACAAATCTCTGACCGATCTGGGAATCAAGGAGCTCTATGTGCATGATCAGAGTCTAG ttttgcaGCCTAAAATGGCTTCTGCCCCTGTTCTAAACTGCTCAG ATTCTATTTATTCCAGCACTACCAGTTTGGGAAGACCTCAAAAGAAAGGCCTCCTAAATATCTTCCAGTTCAGCAGAAAGAAATCCaag ACAGAGACCAGATCTGTGGACATGGATGACTTAAATACAGACATAAAACCCAAT GGTCTGTCCTCGGTGTCAGGGACCCGCGTTATGGAGGTTCGGCCCAGCTGTTTGGGGCAGTCTCAGTCTGTCACGGATATCCCCAGGACGTCTGCCATGATTGAGACCAAGAAGAAAAGGGCCCCAGCACCACCTGGTTCTGGGGCCGACACCGGCCTGGGACAAACAAGCATCAACAACAATCAG GTTGGTCTTGCATCAGAAAGCCAGAGGAAAAGAAaggctccagctcctcctcccaCTCCATCCTCCATCACCCAGGACTCTGATGGCACTTCGACACCTGCTGCTCTTTCTCCCGATCAAATTCCCACCCCAGCCCGCCGCAACAAGGTGGCACAGTCAGCCACAGTCTCTGACGCTTCAGTTGTCGTGCAAACAGTAAAACCATCTCCCCGCAAAAGAGCAGGTCAGCCTCCACCTGTGTGCGACACCACCCCAAGCCGCAGCTCTCCGTCCCTGAGCTGCAGCACTACAGACAGCCTGGCTGTGCAGGATTCCAGCTCGGAGCTCAGTCGCAGCCTTGACGACTCTGATGTCGACCTCGAGCAGGCCGGTTCGCCCTGCAGCACTAGTAGCACAGCAAGCGGTTCTGTGCAGGTCCAGCCCACAACAAAAGACTCGAGGAGCTTACCTGGCCAAACAAATCAAGATGTGAATTCAGACAGCAGTTCGAGGTCAGACATGGAGTCGGCTCTGAACCTGAAACTGGATGAAGTGGAGAACAGTCGTCACAGTGGAATGG CTTGGCCTCATTCAACGAAGAGCTCCAGTGTCCAGAAACAAGAAACTGCAGCACCCGAGGTTGAGACTTCCTCTTTGGACAGCAGCAGTGTTGGCAGCAGCCTGCCTGGCCAGGGTTACGCTCCCTTTGAAGTGATGGAAGAGGGCGAGGACTCGGGTGTCATCAGCTCTCCATCTGACACCCAACCAACGTCTCCGGATGGGAGTTTTTCAGTGGATGGAAGAGTTGAAGGCAGAGGAGAGAAACTTGGGGAACCACCGAGGGCCACTTCGAGTGACAGCGATGAGGGATGTGTCACCTGGAGACCAAAACACAG TCAAATTGACACAAGCCCTCAGGAGCAATCAGTCGACAGCTTTGAAGATGACTCCGAGCTCACAGCTCAGCTCCACCAGACTCTGGCAGACTTGGAATCAGACCTTGCAG acaacaCAGATGGTGTCTCAACAACACACACCTTTTTTACCAAGTCCACTGACAGTAATGAAGTACCTGTGTCTTTAGTAGACATGTATGTGCCAGTCACAGCCATAGATGAAGTACTGGAAGACCATAATATTGTAGTGCATGAGGTAAAAATACCTGCCAAGACTGAGTCAGCTGACTGCAAAG ATCCAGGCTTTTGTCAGAAGTCTAATGTGGagccacagaacaaaaacaacaatgctTATACAGCTGCTGTCAGTCAAAAAAGGAGCAGTGCAAAATCGGAGCAATTTGAGCAGATTAACAAACCGCTAGAGAACAAATCTACAGGTGttaaaaaggaagagaaaataCTAGAGACAAAATTTAAAGAGCTGAGTATTGATGATACAAAGCATGTGAAAGAGGAGAAACACACTCTGTCTGTGAGATCTAATGTGgatgtgcaaagaaaaaacaagactaCTGAGATGGACTGTGATCTCCCTAAAAGTAATGCTCAGTCATTACAGAAACCTAATCTCTCACCAGTGATTCAGATATCATCAtctgcagaaaacaagaaagagaTACAAAGAGCTTCCCGAAACAACTCTAGCTTTAGCACCGCAAATGGTAAAATCACTCACAACGTCCCATCACGCTTTGGTATGAAAACTTTTACCGTGGTCCCTCCCAAACCCTCCACCTTAAATGCTGCTGTAAAACAGTCAGCTGGGACAGTAAGCACTGGTGCCATTAGGATAGATGATCAAGGAAATATGGTGACAGCAGGTATCTTCCATAACAAAGTCAGTAGGTCATCTGAGTCAGATATTTCCAAGGGTGTacctttttgtgaaaatgccAAAGCATTTTGGAGCTCCactgaaagacaagaaaatgttGTGGCTCACAGAACAGCTCTGATTGATAAAACTAAGGACAGCATCAGTGGACTCAGCAGTGCTCCTCCTACTGTTGGCTTGGAAGCCAAGTTAAGGACCAATACcgcagaaaagcagaaaacaatgCAAAGTGCAGTTTCTGAAACTGCAAAGACAGTTCAGCCTAAAGTGGTGGTGAAGGAAGAAACTAACGAACTTGTGAAAGATGTCACACCCGCAAATAAAAAGGGGATTGAGGTGGAGAGCAAGACTTCAGTGTCCAGTTATGCTCAGTTGCCAAGTAAACCTGCCCTTCCCCCTCCTCTGCCTTCAGACTTAAAACACCAGCTGAACTTTCTCAGACCATCCAGGCGAACCTCAAGCCAATATGTGGCTTCTGCCATCGCTAAGTACACCCCAAAGACTTCAGTTAAACCTACCAGCATCCCAAAAAGCCCCGACTCTGCCAAGTCATTGAAAACACAGACTGCTGCTGGCGTCCAGAGGTCAGGACCTTTCGTTCAAGTAACTCCACTCTTGTCCCCCCAGTCGTCTTTATCAAACAATAAGGAGAATGCCTCTATATCTGCACCCATCCTTCCTGGTCCCAAGAGGTCCACAAGCTACCCAGAGCATGTGTCAGATAGTCAGAGAGATTTCAGAGAAGTGAAATTAGACAAGGAAGGGTTTTCAAATTGTGCCGTGTCCAGCAAAGAAGGCTCTCCTGTGTTGGACCCAGAAACAGTCAAGAGTAATAACAGTGGATTCACTCAAAAAAGAGTGACGGACAATATTATGGGAGAATATATCAAAATGGATCAACCCAGAATCTCAAGCCCATCAAGAATCACTGTTCTGCACTCATCCTCCAAACCACCCATAGCCCAAAAGATCACATCCCAAGAACACATAAAT GACATGAAGGATACATCTCAGGACATGAAACCACAGTCCTCAGCCACAGTATCAGACAATAATGTAGCCCCTGGACCTGCTGCTGTGACGGTGTTCGGACCCATTAAAAAGTTCAAACCAGTCATCTGTAAATCTGTTGAGAAAGAGACGTCTCTGCACAGTAGCTTGATGGAGGCGATCCAGACAGGTGGAGGCAAAGACAGACTGAAGAAG ATATCCACTAACCACAGCAACATGAAGAAAGCGACTTATGTTGAGGAGGAGAACGAACGATCTGCTCTTCTAGCTGCCATTAGAGCCCAAAACAACATGAACAGACTGAAGAAG ACAAAATCTGAGGCTGCCGATGAGCTCGAGCAGTTCAAGAAGGAAACCTCTGAGGAGAAGAGAAGTTCAGGCTCCTCCCCTTCCCCTCCATCTTCGACGGGCTCTTCCACCGGCTTTACCTCGCCACCATCTCCACCTACCAGTaaacctccacctcctccccctgTCTTGCCCCAGGGTAAACCTAATTCTGCAGTTCAAATAAACGCTCCCATGAACCCTGCCATGGCCAGGGAGGCGATGCTGGAGGCTATTCGCTCTGGATCTGGAGCTGGAAAGCTGAAAAAG gtcTCTGTGCCTACGAAGACAATCCAAGTGAACGGCAGACTGGGAATTATTAAATCAACCTCATCTACAGCCCCTGAACATTAA